The following are encoded together in the Anaerolineae bacterium genome:
- a CDS encoding zf-HC2 domain-containing protein gives MTRHALEHEICRQLLRLLSDYIDDELEAALCREVEAHLAVCENCRIVVDTLRKTVLLYRSAYPPMLPAEVEERLFKILKCWI, from the coding sequence ATGACACGGCACGCTCTGGAACATGAGATTTGCCGTCAGTTGCTGAGGCTGCTCTCTGATTACATTGACGATGAGTTGGAGGCGGCTCTATGTCGCGAGGTCGAGGCGCACTTGGCCGTTTGCGAGAATTGCCGAATCGTGGTAGACACTTTGCGCAAGACGGTGTTGCTGTACCGCTCGGCTTATCCACCTATGCTGCCGGCTGAGGTCGAAGAGCGCTTGTTTAAAATTTTAAAATGTTGGATCTAA
- a CDS encoding OsmC family protein, with protein sequence MTTEAKVTWQGAMRFEGTASSGHILTLDSAPEHGGQNAGFRPMELLLIGLAGCTAMDVISILNKKRVNVTGFEVNVRGERAETHPRVYTQIHVEYVVRGPDIPPEAVERAIQLSEEKYCSASAMLGEVAEITSSYRIEPTA encoded by the coding sequence ATGACTACAGAGGCGAAAGTGACCTGGCAAGGGGCTATGCGCTTTGAGGGCACCGCTTCCTCTGGTCATATCCTAACTCTGGATAGCGCGCCAGAGCATGGCGGCCAAAATGCCGGCTTCCGCCCTATGGAGCTGTTGCTGATCGGATTGGCCGGCTGCACAGCGATGGACGTGATCTCGATCCTGAACAAGAAGCGCGTGAACGTGACCGGGTTTGAGGTCAACGTTCGGGGAGAGCGAGCTGAGACGCACCCGCGTGTCTACACGCAGATCCACGTGGAGTACGTGGTGCGCGGGCCTGATATCCCTCCGGAGGCCGTTGAACGAGCTATCCAGCTCTCCGAAGAAAAGTACTGCTCGGCCTCTGCTATGCTAGGAGAGGTGGCTGAGATCACCAGCAGCTATCGGATCGAGCCGACTGCATAG
- a CDS encoding A24 family peptidase has translation MSIHAQGGAQLATSVLLIAALLGWGMAYVVNRLADELIGMGRSARPVILACWQHRKHDVRWELRPWLIELGMPLLFAWTAFRFEVTAQAVVIAGYLSVLLLISAVDWATRRIPNVVVLPASAAAVLSAAAGVPPGLWRSLSGGALAFGVFFLAYLLGGLFLRAMGPRAAGGGPALGLGDVKLAMFIGLVTGYPNVMIALLVGTLAGAIAALGQIVWTFIRRRRYQPFTAMAYGPYLALGAAVALLWG, from the coding sequence TTGTCAATCCACGCTCAGGGAGGAGCGCAACTCGCTACGTCTGTGCTTTTGATCGCCGCCCTACTAGGATGGGGAATGGCTTACGTAGTCAACCGCCTGGCGGACGAGCTCATCGGGATGGGCCGGTCGGCCAGACCGGTAATCCTCGCCTGCTGGCAGCATCGTAAGCATGATGTCCGGTGGGAACTCCGCCCATGGCTGATCGAGCTGGGCATGCCACTGTTGTTCGCATGGACAGCCTTCCGCTTTGAGGTGACGGCGCAGGCGGTCGTGATCGCCGGCTATCTGAGCGTGTTGCTGCTCATCTCGGCGGTGGATTGGGCAACGCGGCGCATCCCCAATGTCGTGGTGCTGCCGGCATCGGCCGCAGCTGTACTCTCGGCCGCAGCTGGAGTCCCCCCAGGGTTGTGGCGGTCGCTGAGCGGTGGGGCGCTAGCTTTTGGCGTGTTCTTTCTGGCCTATCTGCTGGGCGGCCTGTTCCTGCGCGCCATGGGGCCACGGGCTGCCGGGGGGGGGCCAGCGCTGGGGCTGGGCGATGTCAAGCTGGCGATGTTCATCGGGTTGGTCACCGGCTATCCGAACGTGATGATAGCTCTTCTCGTGGGCACGCTGGCCGGCGCGATCGCTGCGCTGGGGCAGATCGTTTGGACCTTCATCCGACGGAGGCGTTATCAACCTTTCACAGCGATGGCATACGGGCCATATCTGGCTTTGGGCGCGGCCGTCGCATTGCTGTGGGGATAA
- a CDS encoding sigma-70 family RNA polymerase sigma factor, which translates to MSSPELDEQTLIAALKAGDRSACATMVKLFSPRIYRLALKLVGDPVEAEEVLQETFISACQHVQRFEGRSNLATWLYRIATNASLMRLRRRRLEVISIEDPIELESGEVTPRQLVGWGWDPEAHVLNEELRQVMDTAIARLPETLRAAFVLRDIEGLSTAETAEALGISESAAKVRLHRARLQLREELAEYFAIRQPSQEKAEGQRTDDTARSGT; encoded by the coding sequence GTGAGCTCACCCGAGCTGGATGAGCAGACATTGATAGCTGCGCTCAAAGCTGGTGACCGGTCGGCATGTGCCACCATGGTCAAGCTCTTTTCACCGCGCATTTATCGTCTTGCTTTAAAGCTGGTGGGTGATCCGGTTGAGGCGGAAGAGGTGCTTCAAGAGACGTTCATCAGCGCTTGCCAGCACGTACAACGGTTTGAGGGCAGGTCAAACCTGGCAACCTGGCTGTATCGGATCGCTACTAACGCCAGCTTGATGCGGCTTCGTCGCCGCCGGCTGGAAGTCATCTCAATAGAGGATCCCATCGAGTTGGAGAGCGGTGAGGTGACGCCACGCCAGCTTGTCGGGTGGGGATGGGACCCAGAGGCTCATGTCTTGAACGAGGAGCTGCGGCAGGTTATGGACACGGCCATCGCCCGGTTGCCGGAGACACTGCGAGCCGCCTTTGTCTTACGGGACATCGAAGGCCTTTCCACAGCCGAGACGGCTGAGGCGCTCGGGATCAGCGAATCGGCTGCGAAGGTGCGACTGCATCGGGCCCGGCTTCAACTGCGAGAGGAGCTGGCCGAGTATTTTGCAATTCGGCAGCCCAGCCAGGAAAAGGCCGAAGGGCAGAGGACAGATGACACGGCACGCTCTGGAACATGA
- a CDS encoding CHAT domain-containing protein, with protein MDDYADLDIVIQDMPVERGREASLPPDFSALPIGGTTYPVSASYAGQRAASLLTLDPAAPPWPEWQTRLADALEAPGTAFLHQVGSALYRALFRDEIAHLWTIAQAELEAGRVPGVRIRLAVDPPAIAALPWELLYDEQRQRSIACHPQHPLIRAIGRVGQTPPWRDISLTLPLRALFVAPQEANLDWTRELSMVQNALARLDGQAELRPLTGEVTLARFSDVLGEWRPHVVHFVTHGDFDGLYGWLMFSPSEGDSGAGWTRSDQLRTLLDARGESVRLVILGVCQSARVFLWELDRDVQRFSDTPREPLYGLGPALIQAGVPAVIGMQFEIREEAALLFTHALYRGLLEPRRLGQIDAAVAEARAELKAQWPDQPAYAAPVLFLNAPHGQLFKSAGVINHALSLTAGESPRAPSAHPTGTLAPRVPPLSWEEASSRFAYRTLRELRREIRVLTERVQNLQAHLDLLRIDREASARRSSLESQIAEDMRELEVLRRAVRVLEEAGVPEELTIQEFEAGELTAAVLETAVAEQPYEQAFYAADVARWIATAYPAYWERVIQHAGGQSEAEQAVFHQLAAMAEPGNTPASRPWFLIRHGSRFKRAHY; from the coding sequence GTGGACGACTACGCCGATCTGGATATCGTGATCCAGGATATGCCGGTTGAGAGGGGTCGGGAAGCATCCCTGCCCCCTGACTTCTCTGCTCTTCCGATCGGAGGGACAACTTATCCTGTAAGCGCTTCCTACGCCGGGCAGCGCGCTGCATCGTTGCTGACCCTGGACCCTGCTGCCCCGCCCTGGCCCGAATGGCAGACTCGCCTAGCAGACGCGCTGGAGGCGCCGGGCACAGCGTTTTTACACCAGGTGGGATCGGCCCTTTACCGTGCGCTGTTTCGAGACGAGATCGCTCATCTGTGGACCATCGCTCAGGCTGAGCTGGAGGCTGGCCGTGTCCCAGGGGTGCGAATTCGCCTAGCCGTAGATCCCCCTGCCATTGCGGCCTTACCTTGGGAACTGCTGTACGATGAGCAACGTCAGCGTTCCATTGCTTGTCATCCCCAGCATCCGCTGATACGGGCTATAGGGCGCGTAGGGCAGACCCCGCCCTGGCGAGATATCTCCCTCACACTCCCATTACGCGCGCTCTTTGTGGCTCCGCAGGAAGCCAACTTAGACTGGACGCGAGAGCTAAGCATGGTACAAAACGCTCTAGCGCGCCTAGACGGTCAAGCTGAGCTGCGCCCACTTACCGGAGAGGTGACCCTTGCCCGCTTCAGCGATGTCTTGGGCGAATGGCGGCCACATGTGGTCCACTTCGTCACCCACGGCGATTTCGATGGGCTCTACGGCTGGCTGATGTTCAGCCCGTCAGAGGGCGATTCCGGCGCGGGCTGGACGAGGTCAGACCAGCTCAGAACGCTCCTGGATGCTCGCGGCGAGAGCGTGCGCCTGGTGATCCTGGGGGTGTGCCAAAGTGCGCGGGTTTTTCTCTGGGAGCTGGACAGGGATGTCCAGCGCTTTAGCGATACCCCCCGGGAGCCGCTCTACGGGCTGGGGCCGGCGCTCATCCAGGCGGGGGTGCCGGCGGTGATCGGCATGCAGTTCGAAATCCGCGAGGAGGCAGCCCTTCTGTTTACTCACGCCTTGTACCGTGGCTTGTTGGAGCCGCGCCGGCTCGGGCAGATAGATGCTGCTGTAGCCGAGGCGCGAGCCGAGCTAAAGGCGCAATGGCCGGATCAACCAGCTTATGCCGCGCCGGTTCTGTTTCTAAACGCCCCGCATGGTCAGCTCTTCAAAAGCGCGGGCGTGATTAATCACGCCCTTTCGCTCACCGCTGGCGAGTCCCCCCGTGCGCCGTCCGCGCACCCAACTGGGACGCTTGCCCCACGTGTACCACCCCTTTCCTGGGAAGAGGCGTCGTCTCGCTTTGCCTATCGGACATTGCGTGAGCTGCGAAGGGAGATTCGGGTGTTAACGGAGCGTGTACAAAACCTTCAAGCCCATCTGGACCTCTTGCGCATCGACAGGGAGGCTTCAGCGAGACGCTCCTCTCTGGAGAGCCAGATCGCTGAGGATATGCGGGAATTAGAAGTGCTTCGGCGGGCGGTGCGCGTTTTAGAGGAGGCCGGGGTTCCAGAGGAGCTGACGATACAGGAGTTCGAAGCGGGCGAGTTAACTGCGGCGGTCTTAGAGACAGCCGTGGCTGAGCAGCCTTATGAGCAGGCCTTTTACGCAGCCGATGTGGCGCGCTGGATTGCGACGGCTTATCCGGCATACTGGGAGCGTGTGATCCAGCATGCTGGTGGCCAATCGGAGGCCGAGCAGGCGGTCTTCCATCAATTGGCGGCGATGGCAGAGCCTGGAAACACCCCTGCCAGCCGACCATGGTTTCTCATCCGTCATGGCAGCCGATTCAAGCGCGCTCACTATTGA
- a CDS encoding thioredoxin family protein, which produces MPLLGERDRKILRQEFQHLTEPVKLVVFTQEIECQYCRETRQIAEELAELSDKLSVEVYDFMADREPVQAYRIDKIPAIAIVRGGERPKDYGIRYYGIPSGYEFSSLVEDILMVSSGESGLSQETKEAVAGIRVPVHIQVFVTPTCPYCPRAVRLAHQLALESDWITADMVEAIEFPHLANKYDVMGVPRTVINEKYHIEGAVPEHMLLERLLQAVAG; this is translated from the coding sequence ATGCCATTGCTCGGTGAGCGCGATCGCAAAATCCTACGACAGGAATTCCAGCATCTGACCGAGCCGGTCAAGCTGGTCGTTTTCACACAGGAGATTGAGTGCCAATATTGCCGGGAAACGCGGCAGATTGCCGAGGAGCTGGCCGAGCTGTCTGACAAACTCTCCGTCGAGGTGTACGATTTCATGGCAGATCGGGAGCCGGTGCAGGCCTATCGGATTGACAAGATCCCGGCCATTGCCATCGTGCGCGGGGGTGAGCGACCGAAGGACTACGGCATCCGCTATTATGGCATCCCCTCCGGGTATGAGTTCAGCTCCTTGGTAGAGGACATCCTAATGGTATCTTCAGGAGAATCGGGACTGTCCCAGGAGACCAAGGAAGCAGTGGCTGGCATCCGGGTGCCGGTGCATATCCAGGTGTTCGTAACGCCTACCTGTCCATATTGTCCTAGGGCCGTGCGGCTCGCCCATCAATTGGCGTTGGAAAGCGATTGGATCACGGCCGATATGGTAGAGGCTATCGAGTTCCCTCATCTAGCTAACAAGTACGACGTCATGGGGGTGCCACGCACGGTGATCAACGAGAAGTATCACATCGAAGGGGCTGTGCCGGAACACATGCTGCTGGAGCGGTTGTTACAGGCTGTAGCAGGTTAG